In Candidatus Contubernalis alkalaceticus, the genomic window AGCCAATAAATCTCCTCGTTCCAGCGGAGGAAGATCCACATCCCAGATTAACATATCCCCAGATTCACAGGCTTTACCGGCAATAGATACCACTTCTCCCCGGGACTGTTCCGCCTTGTTTGCCACCAGAGCTTCATATTTAGCATTATATAAGGCCGGTCTTAAGTTATCGGACATACCCCCGTCCACAGATACGTACCGTCGGATTCCGGGAACCTCTTTGATGGTCCCAATAGTATAGAGAGAAGTACCAGCCTCACCCACAATGGAACGGCCCGGCTCGATCATTAATTTAGGTAAAGGAAGATTATATTCCACTGCCCTGGTCTTTACTGCTTCCGCCATGGCACTGATAAGACTATCAATAGAAGGGGGTTGGTCATCTTTTAAATAGCGGATGCCCAATCCTCCCCCCAAGTTTAATTCTGTCAGCTGCACATTTTTAATAACATCAATTTCCCGTAAAAAGGACATCATGATATTAGCCGTCTGGACAAAGGGCTCCGTATGAAAAATCTGTGAACCAATATGGCAGTGCAAACCCCTTAGAAGAATATGCTTCATACCCAAACACTTCTCTACCGCTTCCAAAGCCTGGCCGTCCGTCAATCCAAAGCCGAACTTTGAATCCACCTGCCCGGTCTGTATATACTGATGAGTATCGGGCATTACCCCAGGCTTCACCCTGAACAAAACCTCTGCCTGCAGGCCCATACTCCCGGCCAGAGATTCCAGCAGATCCAATTCACTAAAACTATCAACGATAAACCTCCCCACGCCCGCTTCTAGTGCCATTTCTATCTCTTTTGGGGTTTTGTTGTTCCCGTGAAAATAGATGCGAGCCGGAGGGAAATCCGCCTGAAGAGCTGTAAAAAGTTCCCCACCGGAAACCACGTCCAAG contains:
- the lysA gene encoding diaminopimelate decarboxylase, whose amino-acid sequence is MLTGTMRINSKGHLEIGGCDVVGLASRYGTPLNIMDESLVRTRCRYYLQSMEKHYTNFEVIYAGKAFLTTAMCRLLEEEGMSLDVVSGGELFTALQADFPPARIYFHGNNKTPKEIEMALEAGVGRFIVDSFSELDLLESLAGSMGLQAEVLFRVKPGVMPDTHQYIQTGQVDSKFGFGLTDGQALEAVEKCLGMKHILLRGLHCHIGSQIFHTEPFVQTANIMMSFLREIDVIKNVQLTELNLGGGLGIRYLKDDQPPSIDSLISAMAEAVKTRAVEYNLPLPKLMIEPGRSIVGEAGTSLYTIGTIKEVPGIRRYVSVDGGMSDNLRPALYNAKYEALVANKAEQSRGEVVSIAGKACESGDMLIWDVDLPPLERGDLLAILSTGAYTYSMANNYNRIPRPAVVFVQGGNSDLVIKRESYEDLVMNDLIPKRMRKIKGEPLIKKAANP